AAAGCATTAATTCCATTAAAAATTTTCTAATCCACCGGATATTTTCAGAGTCTGTTAGAACTTCAATTCCATCTGTAACGGGATAATTACACGCTGTTACGATGCGGCTGCGTTTTCCACGAATTACTTCAACGCTACATATACGACAAACTGCATAAGGTTCTATCAAGTCGTTATAGCACATTGTAGGAATCCATACACCTGCTTTTTCTGCGGCTTTCAATATTGTGGTCTCTTCTTGGACTTGAATTTCTATTCCGTCTATTTTTAATGTAATCATATTTTCTCCTGATTTTTAGTCGACATAAATTGCATCGAATTTACAAACATCAAAACAGATCCCGCATTTATCGCACTTGGTTGGATCAATTCTGTGCTCTTTCTTTATCTCTCCAGTAATTGCAGTTTGTGGACAATTTTTTCTACAAACACCGCATCCATGACCTTTTTCAATACATATCTTGCTGTCAATTGTATAAGTAATCAACGATTTGCATGTATGCGCTGGACATTTTTTATTTTTGACGTGGGCTTCATATTCTTCGCGAAAATATTTTATTGTTGTTAAAACAGGATTTGGTGCCGTACCACCAAGCGCACACAACGACGATTCAACAATCAATCTCGAAAGCTCTTCCAATTTTAACAGGTCGTCTTCGGTCCCTTGACCATATGTTATTCTTTCAAGAATATCAAGCATCCGTTTTGTACCTTCACGACAGGGGATACACTTACCACAGCTTTCTGACTGAACGAAATCAAGGAAGTACCGCGCCATATCCACCATACAATTATCTTCATCAACTACGACCATACCACCTGATCCCATCATTGCACCCGCCTTCAACAGCTCATCAAAATCGACAGGCAGATCGAGAAGGCTTTCCGGTAAAAATCCACCCGAAGGACCGCCAGTTTGCACTGATTTGAACTTCTTATTATTCTTTATCCCTCCGCCAATATCATAAATAATTTCTCTCAGTGTGATTCCCATCGGAACTTCTACAAGTCCGGTATTATTAACTTTCCCGACGAGTGAGAAGACTTTTGTACCAGTACTTCCCCCGTCACCATTCTTGCCTCGCGTTCCAATAGATGCAAACCAGTTTGAACCACGTAAAATTATCTGTGGGATGTTTGCCCACGTCTCAACATTATTGATGATAGTTGGTTTGCCATTAAGTCCTTTCTGGGCGGGATAGATATATTTTGCTTGGGCTTCGCCAGCAAATCCCTGGATAGAACGAATCAAAGCGGTTTCTTCACCACAAATGAAAGCACCTGCTCCACGGTGAACTTCAATTTCAAGGTCCATTCCTTTTCCCAGAATGTTTTGGCCTAGTAAACCATATTCTTTCGCTTGTTCAATTGCTATGTAGAATCGTTTCAACGCTAAGGGGTATTCCATTCTGACGTAAATGTAAGTTTGCTTTACACCCAAAGCATAAGCACCGATGAGTACACCTTCGATGACTGAATGCGGGTCGCTTTCAACAATACTCCTATCCATGAATGCGCCTGGGTCACCCTCATCGCAGTTGATGATAATAAATTTCTCATCACTTTGTGTATTGAAAGCAACTTCCCACTTTAATCCTGTAGGAAAGCCACCACCACCTCTACCGCGAAGACCGGATGCTTTAACTTCATCAATGACCTGTTTTGGAGTCATCATTGTTATGGCTTTTGTGAATCCTTTGTAACCATCCCGGGCGATATATTCATCAATATTTTCCGGGTCGATTAAACCTCGATTACGAAGTGCGATCAACATCTGTTTTCCGAAAAATGGTATATTGGACATTATAGGTATCGGTTCTTTTGTTTCCGGTGGAGTGTACATGAATTTTTTAACCGGCCTGCCTTTAAGGAAATGCTCCTGAACTAAAAAAGGAACGTCTTCGACACGCAGTTTCTGATAAAATATTTCATCCGGTTGAACCACTACCAATGGACCTACAGCGCAGAAACCATTGCAGCCGGTAGGAATCACAGCAACCTCTTCATGGAGTTCGTGTTTTCTGATTTCCGTTTTAAAAGCTTCTAATAAATTAAAAGCTCCGTTAGAAACGCATCCTGTTCCTGTACACAGCATAACATTTAATCTGTATGGCATTTCTTATTCCTTTTAACTATTGTTTAAAATATTTAATTATCCAACTCGTTCACTACCAATTGCCAGTGCATAATCTTTTACTGTTTTGCCATTGACAACATGCTCAGCAAGGATTTTTTTAATCTTGTCTGCGGTCAGGTCAACATATTTTACAGGTGCTTGACCGAAGAGTTCGACTGTTGCCATTGGCTCACGACTGCAAAGTCCTGCACAGCCAGCAGTTGTAACAGTTATATCTTTGATACCTAGTTTCTCAACTTCAACAAGTAATGCTGTGAGTACTTGGCGTCCACCGGCAGCAATTCCGCAAGTTCCCAGATGAATGGTAACCTTACCTCGATTTTCGCCACTTTCACGCAAACGCAATTTGGCGACTGCTTTTTCTCTTAATTTGTCGAGTTCTTCAATTGTTAATTTTGGCATT
The sequence above is drawn from the Bacteroidota bacterium genome and encodes:
- a CDS encoding (2Fe-2S) ferredoxin domain-containing protein → MPKLTIEELDKLREKAVAKLRLRESGENRGKVTIHLGTCGIAAGGRQVLTALLVEVEKLGIKDITVTTAGCAGLCSREPMATVELFGQAPVKYVDLTADKIKKILAEHVVNGKTVKDYALAIGSERVG
- a CDS encoding NADH-quinone oxidoreductase subunit NuoF; translation: MPYRLNVMLCTGTGCVSNGAFNLLEAFKTEIRKHELHEEVAVIPTGCNGFCAVGPLVVVQPDEIFYQKLRVEDVPFLVQEHFLKGRPVKKFMYTPPETKEPIPIMSNIPFFGKQMLIALRNRGLIDPENIDEYIARDGYKGFTKAITMMTPKQVIDEVKASGLRGRGGGGFPTGLKWEVAFNTQSDEKFIIINCDEGDPGAFMDRSIVESDPHSVIEGVLIGAYALGVKQTYIYVRMEYPLALKRFYIAIEQAKEYGLLGQNILGKGMDLEIEVHRGAGAFICGEETALIRSIQGFAGEAQAKYIYPAQKGLNGKPTIINNVETWANIPQIILRGSNWFASIGTRGKNGDGGSTGTKVFSLVGKVNNTGLVEVPMGITLREIIYDIGGGIKNNKKFKSVQTGGPSGGFLPESLLDLPVDFDELLKAGAMMGSGGMVVVDEDNCMVDMARYFLDFVQSESCGKCIPCREGTKRMLDILERITYGQGTEDDLLKLEELSRLIVESSLCALGGTAPNPVLTTIKYFREEYEAHVKNKKCPAHTCKSLITYTIDSKICIEKGHGCGVCRKNCPQTAITGEIKKEHRIDPTKCDKCGICFDVCKFDAIYVD